From Streptomyces sp. NBC_01754, a single genomic window includes:
- a CDS encoding GntR family transcriptional regulator, giving the protein MARLTSLNVISAQEHLRDQVANALRAALIAGELRPGMVYSAPALAAEFGVSATPVREAMLDLAREGLVEAVRNKGFRITELTEQDLDDFTELRAMIEVPTVGRIAGMGKAEELEALRPLASAIVDAAREHDILGYLEADRRFHLELLGLAGNRRLVEEVAALRKRSRLFGLNRLAETGQLTTSAEEHVQLLDLMVAGDARRAEVCMLAHMSHVRSLWADDAPAGDSIGKRARDGSVAGGPEVRRVPGRSRTES; this is encoded by the coding sequence ATGGCCCGCCTGACGTCGCTCAATGTGATCTCCGCACAAGAGCATCTGCGTGACCAGGTCGCGAACGCGCTCCGGGCCGCTCTGATCGCCGGTGAACTCCGCCCGGGAATGGTCTACTCCGCCCCGGCGCTGGCCGCCGAGTTCGGGGTGTCCGCGACGCCCGTACGTGAGGCCATGCTGGACCTGGCCCGCGAGGGCCTGGTGGAGGCCGTCCGCAACAAGGGCTTCCGCATCACGGAGTTGACCGAGCAGGACCTCGACGACTTCACCGAACTCCGGGCCATGATCGAGGTGCCGACCGTCGGACGTATCGCCGGTATGGGGAAGGCCGAGGAGCTGGAAGCCCTCAGGCCGCTGGCCTCGGCCATCGTCGACGCCGCACGCGAACACGACATCCTGGGCTATCTGGAGGCCGACCGCCGCTTCCATCTGGAGCTGCTCGGCCTGGCGGGCAACCGGCGCCTGGTGGAGGAAGTGGCCGCCCTGCGCAAGCGTTCGCGACTCTTCGGGCTCAACCGACTGGCGGAGACAGGGCAGTTGACCACGTCGGCCGAGGAGCACGTGCAGCTCCTCGACCTCATGGTGGCAGGCGACGCCCGGCGCGCCGAGGTCTGCATGCTCGCGCATATGTCACATGTCCGCTCGCTCTGGGCCGACGACGCGCCCGCAGGGGACTCCATCGGGAAACGGGCCCGGGACGGCTCGGTGGCGGGCGGTCCCGAGGTGCGGCGGGTCCCGGGGCGGTCCCGGACGGAGAGCTGA
- a CDS encoding aminopeptidase P family protein — protein MSRTVTPPRTGSSSHDLAPAPALDAFMSTAWAPTPLPAGAGVPVRDLTPARRARVAARFPGERLVIPAGVLAVRSNDTDHRFRPHTGYAWLTGLTGEEQAGHVLVLEPDGDARHEAVLYLRPRSPRTDSAFYRDRRYGEFWVGRRPELDEAARMTGIRCAPLDAWERTLTGPQPPTRVLGGVDPTVDKALRGTRTLPAPRRAPAGLASVLSELRLVKDPWEQQELQRAVDATTAGFEDAVRALPQALRHPRGERWVEGVFDLRARLEGNGPGYHTIAAGGANACVLHWIRNDSALRPGELLLLDAGVETDSLYTADITRTLPVSGRFTTVQRTVYDLVLAAQEAGIAALRPGARFRDFHLAAMRVLAEGLHEWGVLGKPADEAPAPENDLYRRYTLCGSGHMLGMDVHDCADARTDAYPEGPLEEGQVLTVEPGLYLQPDDETLPRALRGIGVRIEDDLVITADGARLMSSALPRTADGVEEWMGSLLDA, from the coding sequence ATGTCCCGTACCGTCACCCCGCCACGCACCGGCAGCAGCAGCCACGATCTCGCGCCGGCACCCGCCCTGGACGCCTTCATGAGCACGGCGTGGGCACCCACTCCCCTGCCCGCCGGCGCGGGTGTGCCCGTGCGCGACCTCACCCCCGCCCGCCGGGCCCGCGTGGCCGCCCGCTTCCCCGGGGAGCGCCTGGTCATACCGGCGGGTGTGCTCGCCGTCCGGTCCAACGACACCGACCACCGCTTCCGCCCCCACACCGGATACGCCTGGCTCACCGGACTCACCGGCGAGGAACAGGCGGGTCACGTCCTCGTCCTGGAACCCGACGGCGACGCCCGGCACGAGGCCGTGCTCTATCTCCGCCCCCGGTCGCCGCGCACCGACAGCGCCTTCTACCGCGACCGCCGGTACGGGGAGTTCTGGGTCGGACGCCGGCCCGAACTCGACGAGGCCGCCCGGATGACCGGGATCCGCTGCGCTCCCCTGGACGCCTGGGAGAGGACGCTGACCGGCCCGCAGCCGCCCACCCGGGTTCTGGGCGGGGTCGATCCGACCGTCGACAAGGCCCTGCGCGGTACTCGTACACTCCCCGCCCCACGCCGGGCACCGGCAGGTCTGGCGAGCGTGCTGTCGGAGCTCCGTCTCGTCAAGGATCCCTGGGAGCAGCAGGAGTTGCAGCGCGCCGTCGACGCGACCACGGCCGGGTTCGAGGACGCCGTACGCGCCCTGCCGCAGGCTTTGCGTCATCCCCGCGGCGAGCGGTGGGTGGAGGGGGTGTTCGACCTGCGGGCCCGGCTCGAGGGCAACGGACCCGGCTACCACACCATCGCGGCCGGCGGGGCGAACGCCTGCGTCCTGCACTGGATCCGCAACGACTCCGCTCTGAGACCAGGGGAGTTGCTCCTGCTGGACGCCGGGGTGGAGACGGACTCCCTCTACACGGCCGACATCACGCGCACGCTCCCGGTGTCCGGCCGTTTCACCACCGTTCAGCGCACGGTCTACGACCTGGTGCTGGCCGCCCAGGAGGCGGGGATCGCCGCCCTGCGTCCCGGCGCGCGCTTCCGTGACTTCCACCTCGCCGCCATGCGGGTGCTGGCCGAGGGACTGCACGAGTGGGGTGTGCTGGGCAAGCCGGCCGATGAGGCGCCGGCACCGGAGAACGACCTCTACCGCAGGTACACGCTCTGCGGCAGCGGCCACATGCTCGGCATGGACGTCCATGACTGCGCGGACGCGCGGACGGACGCCTACCCGGAAGGGCCGCTGGAGGAGGGGCAGGTCCTGACGGTGGAACCGGGTCTCTATCTGCAACCCGACGACGAGACGCTGCCCCGGGCCCTGCGGGGGATCGGTGTGCGGATCGAGGACGACCTGGTGATCACCGCGGACGGTGCCCGGCTCATGTCCTCCGCGCTGCCGCGTACGGCGGACGGTGTCGAGGAGTGGATGGGGTCACTGCTCGACGCCTGA